The Streptomyces sp. NBC_01244 genome contains a region encoding:
- a CDS encoding 4'-phosphopantetheinyl transferase family protein translates to MSLVITMPRLKEGPDSPPTPQPDLWLIKVPDGMGADRFDQSVLDPGERERGASFDRPEHASLYVASHVALRMIIGGYLNVPPREVGFVREPCPGCGEAHGRPAVAVGETDPALHFSLSHSDGTALVAVASAPVGVDVQGLPRSDTVTTCLPSLHPAEALELTNVPHEARREAFCRIWVRKEAYLKGIGTGLSRDPSLDYLGAEIRRRPAGWTITDVPCGPSHRGAVAVLGNTGNTGNTGNGPTLRTVSIGSLGVT, encoded by the coding sequence ATGAGTCTCGTGATCACGATGCCGAGGCTGAAGGAAGGCCCCGACTCCCCGCCGACGCCTCAGCCGGACCTCTGGCTGATCAAGGTGCCCGATGGAATGGGGGCGGACCGGTTCGACCAGTCCGTGCTTGATCCGGGGGAGCGGGAGCGGGGCGCCTCGTTCGACCGCCCGGAGCACGCCTCGCTCTACGTCGCCTCGCACGTGGCCCTGCGGATGATCATCGGTGGGTATCTGAACGTGCCCCCGCGAGAGGTCGGGTTCGTCCGGGAACCGTGCCCCGGCTGCGGCGAAGCGCACGGCAGGCCCGCCGTCGCCGTGGGGGAGACCGACCCCGCACTGCACTTCTCCCTCTCGCACAGCGACGGCACGGCGCTGGTCGCCGTGGCCTCGGCCCCGGTCGGGGTCGACGTACAGGGGCTGCCCCGGAGCGACACGGTGACGACCTGTCTCCCGTCACTCCACCCCGCAGAGGCTCTCGAGCTCACGAACGTGCCGCACGAGGCGCGCCGCGAGGCCTTCTGCCGGATATGGGTGCGCAAAGAGGCGTACCTCAAGGGAATCGGCACGGGGCTGAGCCGGGATCCCTCGCTGGACTATCTGGGCGCCGAGATCCGCCGAAGGCCGGCCGGCTGGACCATCACCGACGTCCCCTGCGGCCCCTCGCACCGCGGGGCGGTCGCCGTCCTGGGGAACACCGGGAACACCGGGAACACCGGGAACGGGCCCACGCTCCGCACCGTCTCCATCGGCTCTCTCGGCGTCACGTGA
- a CDS encoding thioesterase II family protein: MQSTTSQRELWLRQYHPGPDGDGPVLVCFPHAGGAATAFRPLSGDLSAHAEVWSLQYPGRQDRHAEAPATRLDALADAAAALLGAYTGRPLVLYGHSLGALVAYETARRLEDAFPGVELAGLLVSGAQAPSVPRSLGVHLRDDDGVIEEIRKLGGTAPELLADPDVRRMILPAVRGDYEALETYRFRAAAPRLRCPVSALIGSADTQTTEGGARLWEETTAGGFGLRTLPGGHFFTESHRPQVAAALAEDIRSFTHAARRIR, encoded by the coding sequence ATGCAATCGACAACGTCCCAGCGCGAGTTGTGGCTGCGGCAGTACCATCCGGGCCCGGACGGCGACGGTCCGGTACTCGTCTGCTTCCCTCACGCCGGCGGAGCGGCCACCGCCTTCCGCCCCCTGTCGGGCGACCTCTCCGCGCACGCGGAGGTCTGGTCCCTGCAGTACCCAGGACGCCAGGACCGGCACGCCGAAGCCCCCGCCACCCGCCTCGACGCGCTCGCCGACGCGGCCGCCGCCCTCCTGGGCGCGTACACCGGGCGGCCCCTGGTGCTCTACGGCCACAGCCTGGGCGCCCTCGTCGCGTACGAGACGGCCCGGCGCCTGGAAGACGCCTTCCCCGGCGTCGAACTGGCGGGTCTCCTCGTCTCCGGAGCGCAGGCCCCGTCGGTACCGCGCTCCCTCGGCGTGCACCTGCGTGACGACGACGGGGTCATCGAGGAGATCCGCAAGCTGGGCGGCACCGCCCCGGAGCTCCTCGCCGACCCCGACGTGCGCCGCATGATCCTGCCCGCCGTACGCGGCGACTACGAGGCGCTGGAGACCTACCGCTTCCGGGCCGCGGCTCCCCGGCTGCGCTGTCCGGTCAGCGCCCTGATCGGCAGCGCGGACACGCAGACCACCGAAGGGGGCGCACGGCTCTGGGAGGAGACCACCGCAGGGGGCTTCGGCCTGCGCACCTTGCCCGGCGGCCACTTCTTCACCGAGTCGCACCGCCCGCAGGTCGCCGCGGCCCTCGCCGAAGACATCCGCTCGTTCACCCATGCAGCACGGAGGATCCGTTGA
- a CDS encoding pyridoxamine 5'-phosphate oxidase family protein: MPAPAQEPQTDLDARYSSPDATATPWAEAVSRLEEAEIFWLTTVRPDGRPHVTPLLAVWTDGALHFTTGERERKRLNLAANPNVVLTTGTNAYADGCDLVVEGAAVRVTDEERLVGLAAAWEAKYGPEWHFEVRDGAFSTATTTAAPPPTEETEDAGRAVVFEVVPRTAFGFGRGESFSQTRWHFAR; this comes from the coding sequence ATGCCGGCACCGGCACAGGAACCGCAGACCGATCTTGACGCCCGTTACAGCTCCCCCGACGCCACCGCCACGCCCTGGGCGGAAGCCGTCTCGCGCCTGGAGGAGGCCGAGATCTTCTGGCTGACGACCGTCCGTCCCGATGGCCGCCCCCATGTCACCCCGCTGCTGGCGGTGTGGACGGATGGCGCGCTCCACTTCACCACCGGCGAGCGGGAGCGCAAGCGGCTCAACCTCGCCGCCAACCCGAACGTCGTCCTCACCACCGGCACCAACGCCTACGCCGACGGCTGTGACCTGGTGGTCGAGGGCGCGGCGGTCCGGGTCACCGACGAGGAGCGGCTGGTCGGGCTGGCGGCGGCCTGGGAGGCGAAGTACGGCCCGGAATGGCACTTCGAGGTGCGGGACGGGGCCTTCAGCACCGCTACGACGACGGCGGCCCCGCCACCGACGGAGGAGACCGAGGACGCGGGCCGTGCCGTCGTCTTCGAGGTGGTGCCCCGTACCGCCTTCGGATTCGGCAGAGGCGAGAGCTTCAGTCAGACGCGCTGGCACTTCGCCCGCTGA
- a CDS encoding SDR family NAD(P)-dependent oxidoreductase, with protein MTDSNSGIAGFQDRVVLITGGTSGMGLATARLLLEAGAHIVITGRDDARLARAAEQLDAASDRGARLLTVRADSASLTDLDRLAALIRERHGRLDGVFANAGVGVFQRSGEVTERDFDLSVDVNFKGVFFTVQKVLPLLDAAGGGSIVINASWTLHRGLAVAPVYAATKAAVHNLARTLGSDLAGRGIRVNSISPGYIVTEMFDAANPDPASHDAIRAQVPLGRLGQAQDIAETVAFLLSPRSSYITAQDIAVDGGLVTAIPTC; from the coding sequence ATGACCGACAGCAACAGTGGAATAGCCGGCTTCCAGGACCGTGTCGTCCTGATCACCGGCGGAACCAGCGGGATGGGCCTGGCAACCGCGCGTCTGCTCCTGGAAGCCGGCGCCCATATCGTCATCACCGGCCGCGACGATGCCCGACTCGCCCGCGCAGCCGAACAATTGGACGCGGCGTCCGACCGGGGTGCCCGTCTGCTCACCGTCCGGGCCGACTCCGCCAGCCTCACCGATCTCGACCGCTTGGCCGCCCTGATCCGTGAACGACACGGACGTCTGGACGGGGTGTTCGCCAATGCCGGAGTCGGCGTGTTCCAGCGCAGTGGCGAGGTCACCGAGCGGGACTTCGACCTCAGTGTCGACGTCAACTTCAAGGGGGTGTTCTTCACGGTCCAGAAGGTGCTGCCGCTGCTCGACGCGGCGGGTGGCGGTTCCATCGTGATCAACGCCTCGTGGACCCTGCACCGGGGCCTGGCCGTCGCACCGGTGTATGCGGCCACGAAGGCTGCCGTCCACAATCTGGCCCGCACCCTGGGCAGTGATCTCGCCGGGCGCGGCATCCGGGTCAACTCGATCAGCCCGGGCTACATCGTCACCGAGATGTTCGATGCCGCCAACCCGGACCCTGCCTCGCACGATGCCATCCGCGCCCAGGTGCCGCTGGGGCGGCTCGGCCAGGCCCAGGACATCGCCGAGACCGTGGCCTTCCTCCTTTCCCCGCGGTCGTCCTACATCACCGCCCAGGACATCGCCGTCGACGGAGGCCTGGTGACCGCCATCCCCACCTGCTGA
- a CDS encoding MFS transporter, with protein MTSRPRPSFGLTVLAVSLPMFMVALDNLVVTNALASIRHDLGSTVENLQWVTNAYVLGFAGFLLTAAGLGDRYGRRKVFVIGITAFTLASLGCGLSDSTTALIVFRTLQGVTAAAVLPLSLTILTVSVPPQKRGVAIGLWSAISSLAVALAPLVGGAITTGLDWHWIFLVNIPIGLIAVPLVLKVLDESRGAAAKLDIPGLVLACAGVLALVWGIVKGGEDGWTSAGVVAAFVAAAVLFVVFLLWERKAPSPMLPLAIYRIKAFSLANVVSLAVFFGLFGPIFLIAQYLQVARGHSAFEAGLWTLPWAVMPMLVAPFAGKFAPRIGSGVLMAAGLFVSGAGLAWFAAVAGVGASDWEYVGPFVLAGAGMGLVFAPTAMVVMSSVPPQMAGKASGANTTVRELGGALGIAVATSIFSGSGSYDTPQHFTDGMIPGLWVGAAVLAAGALVALAIPRPRKAAAGQPQPQPAPKQEASAVSN; from the coding sequence TTGACATCCCGTCCCCGCCCGTCGTTCGGGCTGACCGTTCTCGCGGTCTCACTGCCGATGTTCATGGTGGCCCTGGACAACCTGGTCGTCACCAACGCCCTGGCCTCCATCCGCCACGACCTCGGTTCCACGGTGGAGAACCTCCAGTGGGTGACCAACGCCTACGTACTCGGTTTCGCGGGCTTCCTGCTGACCGCCGCCGGACTCGGTGACCGCTACGGCCGGCGCAAGGTCTTCGTCATCGGCATCACCGCCTTCACCCTGGCCTCCCTCGGCTGCGGACTGTCCGACTCCACCACCGCCCTGATCGTCTTCCGCACCCTGCAGGGCGTCACCGCCGCCGCCGTGCTGCCGCTCTCGCTCACCATCCTCACGGTCTCGGTACCGCCGCAGAAGCGCGGCGTCGCCATCGGCCTGTGGAGCGCGATCAGCAGCCTCGCCGTCGCCCTCGCACCGCTCGTCGGGGGCGCCATCACCACCGGCCTCGACTGGCACTGGATCTTCCTGGTCAACATCCCGATCGGCCTGATCGCCGTACCGCTCGTGCTCAAGGTGCTGGACGAGAGCCGCGGAGCGGCCGCCAAGCTCGACATCCCGGGTCTGGTCCTGGCCTGCGCCGGTGTGCTCGCCCTCGTCTGGGGCATCGTCAAGGGCGGCGAGGACGGCTGGACTTCGGCGGGAGTCGTGGCGGCCTTCGTGGCCGCCGCCGTTCTGTTCGTCGTGTTCCTGCTGTGGGAGCGCAAGGCCCCGTCGCCGATGCTGCCGCTGGCCATCTACCGGATCAAGGCCTTCTCGCTCGCCAACGTGGTCTCCCTCGCCGTCTTCTTCGGCCTCTTCGGCCCGATCTTCCTCATCGCCCAGTACCTCCAGGTCGCCCGCGGCCACTCCGCCTTCGAGGCCGGCCTGTGGACCCTGCCGTGGGCGGTCATGCCGATGCTCGTCGCCCCCTTCGCGGGCAAGTTCGCCCCGCGGATCGGCAGCGGCGTACTGATGGCGGCCGGCCTGTTCGTCTCCGGTGCCGGCCTGGCCTGGTTCGCCGCGGTCGCCGGAGTGGGCGCGTCCGACTGGGAGTACGTCGGCCCGTTCGTGCTGGCGGGTGCCGGCATGGGCCTGGTGTTCGCGCCGACGGCCATGGTGGTCATGAGCTCCGTCCCGCCGCAGATGGCCGGCAAGGCCTCGGGAGCCAACACGACCGTACGAGAGCTCGGTGGCGCCCTCGGAATCGCCGTGGCCACCAGCATCTTCTCCGGCTCCGGCTCCTACGACACCCCGCAGCACTTCACCGACGGCATGATCCCGGGCCTGTGGGTCGGGGCCGCGGTCCTGGCCGCGGGAGCCTTGGTCGCCCTTGCGATTCCGCGCCCGCGGAAGGCGGCCGCGGGGCAACCGCAGCCGCAGCCTGCGCCGAAGCAGGAAGCCTCCGCGGTATCCAACTAG
- a CDS encoding VOC family protein: protein MASRLNPYISFAGEAKQAMEFYKEVFGGELAVHTYGGFGSEAPPGYSDKIMHGMLETTSGFTLMGADNPPGTEHKPGNNIAVSLSGDDMDELRGYWSKLSDGGTVAVPLEKQMWGDVFGMCTDKFGITWMVNVSEQQS, encoded by the coding sequence GTGGCTTCTCGCCTGAACCCGTACATCAGCTTCGCCGGCGAAGCGAAGCAAGCCATGGAGTTCTACAAGGAGGTGTTCGGCGGCGAGCTGGCCGTTCACACCTACGGCGGATTCGGCTCCGAGGCACCCCCCGGATACTCCGACAAGATCATGCACGGCATGCTCGAGACCACCAGCGGATTCACCCTGATGGGCGCCGACAATCCGCCCGGGACGGAACACAAGCCCGGCAACAACATCGCGGTGAGCCTGAGCGGTGACGACATGGACGAGCTGCGGGGCTACTGGAGCAAGCTGTCCGACGGCGGCACGGTGGCCGTCCCCCTGGAGAAGCAGATGTGGGGCGACGTCTTCGGCATGTGCACGGACAAGTTCGGCATCACGTGGATGGTCAACGTCAGCGAACAGCAGAGCTGA
- a CDS encoding acyl-CoA carboxylase subunit epsilon, with product MSPHSTHGATATLLKVEKGNAEPEELAAITAILLARAAATPEDTTTATARSQAGWRRLERTPGFRGPRSWQG from the coding sequence ATGAGCCCACATTCCACGCACGGGGCCACCGCAACGCTACTGAAGGTCGAGAAGGGCAACGCCGAGCCCGAGGAGCTGGCCGCGATCACCGCGATCCTCCTCGCCCGCGCCGCGGCCACCCCCGAAGACACCACCACCGCGACCGCCCGCTCCCAGGCCGGCTGGCGCCGCCTGGAACGCACCCCCGGCTTCCGCGGCCCCCGCAGCTGGCAGGGCTAG
- a CDS encoding acyl-CoA carboxylase subunit beta, giving the protein MHGNEEGADIRAAAMCGRVAELHDLREQARRGPSDRATEAQHAKGKLTARERIALLLDEGSFKEVEQLRRHRATGFGLEAKKPYTDGVITGWGTVEGRTVFVYAHDFRIFGGALGEAHATKIHKIMDMAIAAGAPLVSLNDGAGARIQEGVSALAGYGGIFQRNTKASGVIPQISVMLGPCAGGAAYSPALTDFVFMVRETSQMFITGPDVVRAVTGEEITQNGLGGADVHAETSGVAHFAYDDEETCISEVRYLITMLPSNNRENPPVHETADPADRRSEVLLDLVPADGNRPYDMLKVIEELVDEGDVLEIHERWARNIICALARMDGQVVGIVANQPGHLAGVLDIHASEKAARFVQLCDAFNIPIITLLDVPGFLPGVDQEHGGIIRHGAKLLYAYCNATVPRISLILRKAYGGAYIVMDSQSIGADLTYAWPTNEIAVMGAEGAANVIFRKQIADAEDPEAMRARMVKEYKAELMHPYYAAERGLVDDVIDPAETREVLVAALAMLRNKHADLPSRKHGNPPQ; this is encoded by the coding sequence ATGCACGGGAACGAAGAAGGCGCGGACATACGGGCCGCCGCCATGTGCGGCCGCGTGGCCGAGCTGCATGACTTGCGTGAGCAGGCGCGGCGTGGCCCGAGTGACCGGGCGACCGAGGCGCAGCATGCCAAGGGCAAGCTGACCGCGCGTGAGCGGATCGCGTTGCTGCTCGATGAGGGTTCCTTCAAGGAGGTCGAGCAGCTGCGCCGGCACCGGGCGACGGGGTTCGGTCTGGAGGCGAAGAAGCCTTACACCGATGGTGTGATCACGGGTTGGGGCACGGTCGAGGGCCGTACGGTCTTCGTGTACGCGCACGATTTCCGGATTTTCGGCGGGGCGCTGGGCGAGGCCCACGCGACGAAGATCCACAAGATCATGGACATGGCCATCGCGGCGGGTGCCCCGCTGGTGTCCCTCAACGACGGTGCCGGCGCTCGTATCCAGGAGGGTGTCTCGGCGCTGGCCGGGTACGGCGGGATCTTCCAGCGCAATACGAAGGCTTCGGGTGTCATCCCGCAGATCTCGGTGATGCTGGGGCCGTGCGCGGGCGGCGCGGCGTACTCGCCGGCGTTGACGGACTTCGTGTTCATGGTCCGGGAGACCTCGCAGATGTTCATCACCGGTCCGGACGTGGTCCGTGCGGTGACCGGTGAGGAGATCACCCAGAACGGCCTCGGTGGCGCGGACGTGCACGCCGAGACCTCGGGCGTGGCGCACTTCGCGTACGACGACGAGGAGACCTGCATCTCCGAGGTCCGCTACCTCATCACGATGCTGCCCTCCAACAACCGCGAGAACCCCCCGGTCCACGAGACCGCGGACCCGGCCGACCGCCGCTCGGAGGTCCTGCTGGACCTGGTCCCCGCCGACGGGAACCGCCCGTACGACATGCTCAAGGTCATCGAGGAACTCGTCGACGAGGGCGACGTCCTGGAGATCCACGAGCGCTGGGCCCGCAACATCATCTGCGCGCTCGCGCGGATGGACGGCCAGGTCGTGGGCATCGTCGCCAACCAGCCCGGCCACCTCGCCGGCGTCCTGGACATCCACGCCTCGGAGAAGGCGGCGCGTTTCGTCCAGCTCTGCGACGCCTTCAACATCCCCATCATCACCCTGCTGGACGTGCCGGGCTTCTTGCCGGGTGTCGACCAGGAGCACGGCGGGATCATCCGCCACGGCGCGAAGCTGCTGTACGCGTACTGCAACGCGACCGTTCCGCGGATCTCGCTGATCCTGCGCAAGGCCTACGGCGGCGCGTACATCGTCATGGACTCCCAGTCCATCGGCGCCGACCTCACCTACGCCTGGCCCACCAACGAGATCGCGGTGATGGGCGCCGAGGGCGCGGCCAACGTCATCTTCCGCAAGCAGATCGCCGACGCCGAGGACCCCGAGGCGATGCGTGCGCGCATGGTCAAGGAGTACAAGGCCGAGCTGATGCACCCCTATTACGCGGCCGAGCGCGGCCTCGTCGACGACGTCATCGACCCCGCGGAAACCCGCGAGGTCCTCGTCGCGGCCCTCGCGATGCTCCGCAACAAGCACGCGGACCTGCCCTCGCGCAAGCACGGCAACCCGCCCCAGTAG
- a CDS encoding helix-turn-helix transcriptional regulator, which produces MSTAVNLGEFLRGRRSLLHLEDVALPDFGGRRRVAGLRREEIAQLAGVSVDYYTRMEQGRVPNPSGAVLDALARALRLDADAARHLHRLARPQSAARHVPPRQTRPQRVRPMLQRLLDDLVDMPAMVMGRRMDILAWNAAAAALFGDYADLDRAERNIARITFLDETTRELYADWTSCARENVAYLHLAAGRHPEDPHLASLIGELSMKSEDFRRWWAEHPVQDKTSGTKRFHHPVVGDLELAYETLRPTDDPDQALITYAAEPGSPSHDALRMLLAWATKAPSPIPADDRTR; this is translated from the coding sequence ATGAGCACAGCTGTCAACCTGGGCGAGTTCCTCCGAGGCCGCCGCTCCCTCCTGCACCTCGAAGACGTTGCACTGCCGGACTTCGGAGGCCGGCGCCGGGTCGCGGGCCTGCGCCGCGAGGAGATCGCACAGCTCGCCGGAGTGAGCGTCGACTACTACACCCGGATGGAACAGGGCCGCGTACCCAACCCCTCGGGCGCGGTACTCGACGCCCTCGCCCGCGCCCTGCGGCTGGACGCTGATGCCGCCCGGCACTTGCACCGCCTCGCCCGACCGCAGTCCGCCGCACGACACGTTCCCCCGCGCCAGACCCGGCCGCAACGCGTGCGCCCCATGCTCCAGCGGCTGCTGGACGATCTGGTGGACATGCCGGCGATGGTGATGGGCCGACGCATGGACATACTGGCCTGGAATGCGGCAGCAGCCGCCCTCTTCGGCGACTACGCGGATCTGGACCGAGCCGAGCGCAACATCGCCCGGATCACCTTCCTCGACGAGACGACCCGCGAGCTGTACGCGGACTGGACCTCCTGCGCCCGCGAGAACGTGGCCTACCTCCACCTGGCCGCAGGACGGCACCCCGAGGACCCCCATTTGGCGAGCTTGATCGGCGAACTGTCGATGAAGAGCGAGGACTTCCGCCGCTGGTGGGCCGAGCACCCGGTGCAGGACAAGACCTCGGGCACCAAGCGATTCCACCATCCGGTGGTCGGCGATCTGGAACTCGCCTACGAGACCCTGCGCCCGACGGACGACCCGGACCAGGCCTTGATCACGTACGCCGCCGAACCGGGCAGCCCCTCGCACGACGCCCTGCGGATGCTGCTGGCCTGGGCCACCAAGGCCCCTTCTCCCATCCCGGCCGACGACCGCACGCGCTGA